One Vibrio gangliei genomic window, CAGAGCTCACCCAGCTGACGCACACCATCGCCCACCGGGTGGGTCGCTATCTGGAACGGCAAGGCCTGCTGGAACGGGATGTCGAAAACAGCTATCTGGCCTCGGATGCGGTGGATGACGACCCGATGACACCCCTGCTGGGGCACTCGATCACTTACCGTATCGCTGTCGGTTCACAGGCGGGGCGAAAGGTGTTCACTTTGCAAACTCTGCCGACCAGTGGTGATCCGTTCGGTGACGGGATTGGCAAGGTAGCCGGGTCCAGCCTGCACGCCGGCGTGGCGGCCAGGGCCGATGAACGCAAGAAGCTCGAACGGCTGTGCCGGTACATCAGCCGCCCGGCGGTATCCGAGAAGCGGCTGTCGTTAACACGAGGCGGCAACGTGCGCTACCAGCTCAAGACGCCGTACCGGGACGGCACCACGCACGTCATTTTCGAACCATTGGATTTCATTGCAAGGCTGGCCGCCCTGGTACCGAAGCCCAGAGTCAACCTAACCCGCTTCCACGGGGTGTTCGCACCCAACAGTCGGCACCGGGCGTTGGTCACGCCGGCAAAACGGGGCAGGGGCAACAAGGTCAGGGTGGCTGATGAACCGGCAACACCAGCACAACGGCGAGCGTCGATGACATGGGCGCAACGGCTCAAGCGTGTTTTCAATATCGACATCGAGACCTGCAGCGGCTGCGGCGGCGCCATGAAAGTCATCGCCTGCATTGAAGACCCTATAGTGATCAAGCAGATCCTTGATCACCTGAAGCACAAAGCCGAAACCAGCGGGACCAGGGCGTTACCCGAAAGCCGGGCGCCACCGGCTGAGCTGCTCCTGGGTCTGTTTGACTGACGAGCCTGAAGGCCAACGATACCAATCAAAATGCTGCGTTCACAGCGCCGCGGCAGGGATCCGCCGTGCTGGTTGTCGGAAAAGGAGCCGCTAGTGGGAAAGAGGAGGGTAAATTTTCAGCGTTGCTGGCTCCCCGTCAGCCGGATTGGGTTGCATCGCAGGGGTGTCGAAAGAGTCAACTGCGGTCCAAAGCTGTTGGACTTGGGTGAAAAGGGCGTTTATTCTTCCTATACGTGCCGCGTTCCAGGCGGCGACTATGAGGGCTATGTCGATGCCCATGTGCGCCGGCTGGAGGCGCTACGCCGGGCCGGTATCGTCGAGCGGATCGACGCCGACCAATGGCGCATCCCCGATGATCTGGTCAGCCGTGCCGCCGCCCATGACGCCGGCCGAGACAGTCAGGCCAGCGTTCGCGTCCTTTCCCCGGTCGATCTGAACAAACAGATCGGATCGGACGGCGCGACCTGGCTGGACCGGCGGCTGATCCACGGCGAGACGGCCGACCTTGCGCCAACCGGCTTCGGGCAACAAGTCCGCGAAGCCATGGACCAGCGCCGCGAGCACCATATCGAACAGGGCGACGCCACCCGCAGCCGGGACAGCCGCGTCTTCTACCGGCGCAACCTTCTCGCCATCCTGCGGGAGCGCGAGGTAGCCGGCGTCGGATCGGATATGGCTTTGAGTAAGGGCCTGCCGTTCCGCGCCGCCACGGACGGCGAGAGCGTCAGCGGCAAGTTTACCGGAACCGTGCATCTATCGAGCGGCAAGTTCGCCGTGGTCGAGAAATCCCATGAGTTCACCCTTGTCCCGTGGCGGCCGATCATCGACCGCCAACTCGGCCGCGAGGTTATGGGCATCGTGCAGGGCGGGTCGGTGTCGTGGCAGTTAGGGCGGCAGAGGGGGCTGGAACGCTGAGTGCGCCCATGCCGCATTGCGAAGCAAAAGATAATCGGATAAAATGTAGCAATTCATATTCGTAAGCGTGGAGTAATCAGATGGGAAATTCCAAGTCAGCAGACAAGTAAGCCGCAACAACCAGTATTGTTGTTGCGGCGCTCTGTAAGGCTAGTCTCATCTGATTGCTGACGAGCAGACGTCGCCCGGTATTCCTTAATCGAGGGTTGATTCGTCATGACCACCACACGCCCCGCGTGGGCCTATACGCTGCCGGCAGCACTGCTGCTGATGGCTCCTTTCGACATCCTCGCTTCACTGGCGATGGATATTTATCTCCCTGTCGTTCCAGCGATGCCCGGCATCCTGAACACGACGCCCGCTATGATCCAACTCACGTTGAGCCTCTATATGGTGATGCTCGGCGTGGGCCAGGTGATTTTTGGTCCGCTCTCAGACAGAATCGGGCGACGGCCAATTCTACTTGCGGGCGCAACGGCTTTCGTCATTGCGTCTCTGGGAGCAGCTTGGTCTTCAACTGCACCGGCCTTTGTCGCTTTCCGTCTACTTCAAGCAGTGGGCGCGTCGGCCATGCTGGTGGCGACGTTCGCGACGGTTCGCGACGTTTATGCCAACCGTCCTGAGGGTGTCGTCATCTACGGCCTTTTCAGTTCGATGCTGGCGTTCGTGCCTGCGCTCGGCCCTATCGCCGGAGTATTGATCGGCGAGTTCTTGGGATGGCAGGCGATATTCATTACTTTGGCTATACTGGCGATGCTCGCACTCCTAAATGCGGGTTTCAGGTGGCACGAAACCCGCCCTCTGGATCAAGTCAAGACGCGCCGATCTGTCTTGCCGATCTTCGCGAGTCCGGCTTTTTGGGTTTACACTGTCGGCTTTAGCGCCGGTATGGGCACCTACTTCGTCTTCTTCTCGACGGCTCCCCGTGTGCTCATAGGCCAAGCGGAATATTCCGAGATCGGATTCAGCTTTGCCTTCGCCACTGTCGCGCTTGTAATGATCGTGACAACCCGTTTCGCGAAGTCCTTTGTCGCCAGATGGGGCATCGCAGGATGCGTGGCGCGTGGGATGGCGTTGCTTGTTTGCGGAGCGGTCCTGTTGGGGATCGGCGAACTTTACGGCTCGCCGTCATTCCTCACCTTCATCCTACCGATGTGGGTTGTCGCGGTCGGTATTGTCTTCACGGTGTCCGTTACCGCGAACGGCGCTTTGGCAGAGTTCGACGACATCGCGGGATCAGCGGTCGCGTTCTACTTCTGCGTTCAAAGCCTGATAGTCAGCATTGTCGGGACATTGGCGGTGGCACTTTTAAACGGTGACACAGCGTGGCCCGTGATCTGTTACGCCACGGCGATGGCGGTACTGGTTTCGTTGGGGCTGGTGCTCCTTCGGCTCCGTGGGGCTGCCACCGAGAAGTCGCCAGTCGTCTAACCGACGACTGGTAGCAGGCCCGCTCCGATGCGGCGCACTAACCATCGAAACCTCGTGAATGTCGGTATCCTGTCTGGCAGGATACCGCTCATTTCCCTTGTTCAGTTCATCGCCGTCGCCGAGCATCTGAATTTTCGGCATGCGGCCAAGGCACTTGGTATCAGCCAGTCGAGCGTCAGCGCGCGTGTGAAAGCGCTGGAGGATAACCTTGGTGTCCTGCTATTTGAGCGCCATGCGCGGGGCGTTCGGCTAACAGACGCAGGCAGGCACTTCATGGAGCGTGTCACGGCGGGTGTCGATCAACTCGATCACGCAGTGAAGACCGCGGAGTGACGGGCACTGGCTGGCAATGTCTAGCAACGGCAGGCATTTCGGCTGAGGGTAAAAGAACTTTCCGCTAAGCGATAGACTGTATGTAAACACAGTATTGCAAGGACGCGGAACATGCCTCATGTGGCGGCCAGGACGGCCAGCCGGGATCGGGATACTGGTCGTTACCAGAGCCACCGACCCGAGCAAACCCTTCTCTATCAGATCGTTGACGAGTATTACCCGGCATTCGCTGCGCTTATGGCAGAGCAGGGAAAGGAATTGCCGGGCTATGTGCAACGGGAATTTGAAGAATTTCTCCAATGCGGGCGGCTGGAGCATGGCTTTCTACGGGTTCGCTGCGAGTCTTGCCACGCCGAGCACCTGGTCGCTTTCAGCTGTAAGCGTCGCGGTTTCTGCCCGAGCTGTGGGGCGCGGCGGATGGCCGAAAGTGCCGCCTTGCTGGTTGATGAAGTACTGCCTGAACAACCCATGCGTCAGTGGGTGTTGAGCTTCCCGTTTCAGCTGCGTTTCCTGTTTGCCAGCCGGCCCGAGATCATGGGGTGGGTGCTGGGCATCGTTTACCGCGTCATTGCCACGCACCTGGTCAAGAAAGCGGGCCATACCCACCAAGTGGCCAAGACGGGCGCGGTCACCCTGATCCAGCGTTTTGGATCGGCGCTCAATCTGAATGTTCACTTCCACATGCTGTTTCTCGACGGTGTGTATGTCGAGCAATCCCACGGCTCAGCGCGTTTCCGCTGGGTCAAGGCGCCGACCAGCCCAGAGCTCACCCAGCTGACGCACACCATCGCCCACCGGGTGGGTCGCTATCTGGAACGGCAAGGCCTGCTGGAACGGGATGTCGAAAACAGCTATCTGGCCTCGGATGCGGTGGATGACGACCCGATGACACCCCTGCTGGGGCACTCGATCACTTACCGTATCGCTGTCGGTTCACAGGCGGGGCGAAAGGTGTTCACTTTGCAAACTCTGCCGACCAGTGGTGATCCGTTCGGTGACGGGATTGGCAAGGTAGCCGGGTCCAGCCTGCACGCCGGCGTGGCGGCCAGGGCCGATGAACGCAAGAAGCTCGAACGGCTGTGCCGGTACATCAGCCGCCCGGCGGTATCCGAGAAGCGGCTGTCGTTAACACGAGGCGGCAACGTGCGCTACCAGCTCAAGACGCCGTACCGGGACGGCACCACGCACGTCATTTTCGAACCATTGGATTTCATTGCAAGGCTGGCCGCCCTGGTACCGAAGCCCAGAGTCAACCTAACCCGCTTCCACGGGGTGTTCGCACCCAACAGTCGGCACCGGGCGTTGGTCACGCCGGCAAAACGGGGCAGGGGCAACAAGGTCAGGGTGGCTGATGAACCGGCAACACCAGCACAACGGCGAGCGTCGATGACATGGGCGCAACGGCTCAAGCGTGTTTTCAATATCGACATCGAGACCTGCAGCGGCTGCGGCGGCGCCATGAAAGTCATCGCCTGCATTGAAGACCCTATAGTGATCAAGCAGATCCTTGATCACCTGAAGCACAAAGCCGAAACCAGCGGGACCAGGGCGTTACCCGAAAGCCGGGCGCCACCGGCTGAGCTGCTCCTGGGTCTGTTTGACTGACGAGCCTGAAGGCCAACGATACCAATCAAAATGCTGCGTTCACAGCGCCGCGGCAGGGATCCGCCGTGCTGGTTGTCGGAAAAGGAGCCGCTAGTGGGAAAGAGGAGGGTAAATTTTCAGCGTTGCTGGCTCCCCGTCAGCCGGATTGGGTTGCATCGCAGGGGTGTCGAAAGAGTCAACTGCGGTCCAAAGCTGTTGGACTTGGGTGAAAAGGGCGTTTATTCTTCCTATACGTTGTCGGCAGCGGGCCAAAAAGGAATACGTCCATGCCCATCGAGGTGAAACCGGCTGTGAGCGCGGGTTCAAGCATATAGCCCGACAGGCGCGTATCCTTGCCGATCACGACACGATGGCGGTGGTCACCGCGACGAAAGACACGGCCAGCCGCCATGCCGACGCGCAAGGCGGTTTCCGCCGTCATCGCGCCTTCGTTGGCTTTGCCACGAATACCGTCTGT contains:
- a CDS encoding LysR family transcriptional regulator, producing the protein MRRTNHRNLVNVGILSGRIPLISLVQFIAVAEHLNFRHAAKALGISQSSVSARVKALEDNLGVLLFERHARGVRLTDAGRHFMERVTAGVDQLDHAVKTAE
- the floR gene encoding chloramphenicol/florfenicol efflux MFS transporter FloR → MTTTRPAWAYTLPAALLLMAPFDILASLAMDIYLPVVPAMPGILNTTPAMIQLTLSLYMVMLGVGQVIFGPLSDRIGRRPILLAGATAFVIASLGAAWSSTAPAFVAFRLLQAVGASAMLVATFATVRDVYANRPEGVVIYGLFSSMLAFVPALGPIAGVLIGEFLGWQAIFITLAILAMLALLNAGFRWHETRPLDQVKTRRSVLPIFASPAFWVYTVGFSAGMGTYFVFFSTAPRVLIGQAEYSEIGFSFAFATVALVMIVTTRFAKSFVARWGIAGCVARGMALLVCGAVLLGIGELYGSPSFLTFILPMWVVAVGIVFTVSVTANGALAEFDDIAGSAVAFYFCVQSLIVSIVGTLAVALLNGDTAWPVICYATAMAVLVSLGLVLLRLRGAATEKSPVV
- a CDS encoding IS91-like element ISCR2 family transposase, with product MPHVAARTASRDRDTGRYQSHRPEQTLLYQIVDEYYPAFAALMAEQGKELPGYVQREFEEFLQCGRLEHGFLRVRCESCHAEHLVAFSCKRRGFCPSCGARRMAESAALLVDEVLPEQPMRQWVLSFPFQLRFLFASRPEIMGWVLGIVYRVIATHLVKKAGHTHQVAKTGAVTLIQRFGSALNLNVHFHMLFLDGVYVEQSHGSARFRWVKAPTSPELTQLTHTIAHRVGRYLERQGLLERDVENSYLASDAVDDDPMTPLLGHSITYRIAVGSQAGRKVFTLQTLPTSGDPFGDGIGKVAGSSLHAGVAARADERKKLERLCRYISRPAVSEKRLSLTRGGNVRYQLKTPYRDGTTHVIFEPLDFIARLAALVPKPRVNLTRFHGVFAPNSRHRALVTPAKRGRGNKVRVADEPATPAQRRASMTWAQRLKRVFNIDIETCSGCGGAMKVIACIEDPIVIKQILDHLKHKAETSGTRALPESRAPPAELLLGLFD
- a CDS encoding DUF3363 domain-containing protein, producing the protein MLRSQRRGRDPPCWLSEKEPLVGKRRVNFQRCWLPVSRIGLHRRGVERVNCGPKLLDLGEKGVYSSYTCRVPGGDYEGYVDAHVRRLEALRRAGIVERIDADQWRIPDDLVSRAAAHDAGRDSQASVRVLSPVDLNKQIGSDGATWLDRRLIHGETADLAPTGFGQQVREAMDQRREHHIEQGDATRSRDSRVFYRRNLLAILREREVAGVGSDMALSKGLPFRAATDGESVSGKFTGTVHLSSGKFAVVEKSHEFTLVPWRPIIDRQLGREVMGIVQGGSVSWQLGRQRGLER
- a CDS encoding IS91-like element ISCR2 family transposase, with product MPHVAARTASRDRDTGRYQSHRPEQTLLYQIVDEYYPAFAALMAEQGKELPGYVQREFEEFLQCGRLEHGFLRVRCESCHAEHLVAFSCKRRGFCPSCGARRMAESAALLVDEVLPEQPMRQWVLSFPFQLRFLFASRPEIMGWVLGIVYRVIATHLVKKAGHTHQVAKTGAVTLIQRFGSALNLNVHFHMLFLDGVYVEQSHGSARFRWVKAPTSPELTQLTHTIAHRVGRYLERQGLLERDVENSYLASDAVDDDPMTPLLGHSITYRIAVGSQAGRKVFTLQTLPTSGDPFGDGIGKVAGSSLHAGVAARADERKKLERLCRYISRPAVSEKRLSLTRGGNVRYQLKTPYRDGTTHVIFEPLDFIARLAALVPKPRVNLTRFHGVFAPNSRHRALVTPAKRGRGNKVRVADEPATPAQRRASMTWAQRLKRVFNIDIETCSGCGGAMKVIACIEDPIVIKQILDHLKHKAETSGTRALPESRAPPAELLLGLFD